GGTCAGTATTACCTGAAGGGTGGTTGTGAGCGAGGATAACCTTTGTAGCATTGAGCCGCAGGGTTTCCTTAACCACTTCACGAGGGTAAACTGTTGTCGAATCAATAGTCCCTTGGAACATTTCCTTCCACGCCAGGATGCAGTTCTTGGTGTCCAGAAACAGACAACCAAAGACCTCATGTTGGTATGAAAAGATTTTTGAGGCTATTGCTTCCTTTGCAGCTTGTGAACTTCCGATAAATTCAGTTCCTCTTTTCAGTGTGGAGCGAGTACGGTTACGGCCCTCTTTAATGATTTCGGGGGTTGTCGCAGTGACGTACTGTCCTTGTTCGTCTTGGATGAATAACTTCATGGCTTATCTCCTCTTTTGAATTAAAGAGCGATAAGACTTCACCAAAGACAGAGAGGTTATTTTGCTCCTGATGGTTTGATTGCTACGGATTTCTGCCACAGAAAGCTTCTCTTGCAAGCGTTCTATTTCATTAGCAGCCAGAAAAAGCAGGATGCAATGCCCGAGGTTGCTTTTGTCGGTTCTTTTTGCAGTAGTCCGCATACATCGAACTAAATTGACAATCATGGTCTTGTCTCCTTGGAGTGAATAAAAAAAGGGACAAGACTTTCCCGTCAGGGAGGTTTCGTCCCTGGTGGGTTGATTGGTTTATGTTTGGCTAATCTTGATCTTGACGATCTTCTTGGTGGTCGGCCTCGAAATAATCAGCCATTAAATCATCCATTAAATCGGCCAATACTTCGAGATCATAATAATATTCCATTATGATGCCTCCTGTGGGTCAGTATGGTCAGCGATGGCCTCAAAGAGATAGACGGGCTGATGATGTTTCCATATCTCTCGTAACAGAGCTACGGGCTCATTACTTTTTACTATCCTCTGTAACCTTTCGATCTCCGTTGCTGACTGTCTGAGCAATTCCCCAAAAGGCCAGGTGCAATTATCCGCAGCGTCCGCATGTTCGCGTAACTGTGTCGGCAATTCAATCCTGATCGGTTTTGCCGTAATCTCGACCTCTAATGGTCCGGCCATCATTTCGATTTCTGAATTATTCATAAGTTTTCCTCCGTAATGAAAAGGAACAAAACTTCCCACAAGGGGTTGTTTTGCCCTTTGCTGGGTTGAATAAATGGGTTGGGGGAGTGGGTTATGCCGCTATTCTTATTTCAGCCAGGACAAAATGCTTGCACTGGTCAGGTTTATAAATACGAATCGGCTTTTCGTTGATTTCACCGCAACCTTGTCGGTCGTACCAACCTATCTTTCTGCCGGACCAGAAAACAAATCCGTCTTTCAGATCGAAGCGGTTGTTGCCGACATAAGCGATGGCTCCGGCCTTCTTGACATACACAGTCCCGCGAACAACATACTCTTCTGTGATCGTGGCTGTGCTGCCGGAGGCAGTACTCATGGTGGTTGTGGTCGTAATGGTGACATCCTGGTTATCGTCCATAGATAGATTACTCAGCAACTCACGCTGCCGGTATCTGGTCCATGCTTCGCTCATATCCTTGACCGCAACCTTGCCGGTCAAAGCCTTTGCCAGTTCATACATCATGCTGTTTTCTGATTCAGATAATGCAGCCAGCCCTTTATCTGATAACTCGCCCTCTACTGCAAGCGATGTTTCCATCTTTTGCGCCATGAGCGACAGAGCTTTTTCCTGCATGGTTTTTGAATAGGCCATGAAAAATACCCGTACCGGCTGGTCTTGCCCGATACGCCATGACCTTCGGCTGGCTTGTCTGAGCGTGAATACTGAATAACCGCATTGAAAAAAGATGATTGTGGGAAACTCCAAAAGATCGAGTCCGGTTTTTACTAAATTGGGATTGCAAATAAGACAATCGTACAATCCCGTCTGAACCTGCTTTTTGAGCCAATCCTCCCGATACTCCGGTTTTACGATTTGACTGCGGAGTACCAGAGGCTTCAGGTCATTCTTCTGAAGTTTTTCCTCTAATACAGGGAGCAAATCCCGTGTGCCGGTGTGTTCGAGAAAAATCGCCACTTTTCTCCCTTGTTTCTTTTCAGCCGCTATAATCTCCAGCAACTTTTCTTCTTTGGGCAACAGGTCAATTCGGAGGCCTGGTGCAGAGGCAACTACGGTCTCTCTACCTGCAATCTCCAAGGTGATTCTTTCCCCATTCCGGCATCCATCAGGATACGCCAGCAAGGATTGAATCATTTTGCCCATAAGCCGCATATCACCACGAGCTAATGCTTCGCTGGTGGCATTTATGAGATCATGGGAGAGTTGGGCATATTCCGGTTGTTGTTGGTCGGGTTCCAATGCTACTGGAACGATGATTTCTTCGTATTCCGGCAATGCGTCATTAACATCGGCCAGACGGACAAAGGTCGAATGCTCAAGCAGCAGATCAGGCAGTAACAGGGGTGATATTCCTGGAGCTTCCTTAACCCGTGACTTACCGAGCTTTCGGCCAATACTGGCAACATTGAGACTTGCATTTACATCCTTGCTGTCATAAGTGCGTTGCACAACGCCGTAGCGTTCTGCAAAATGCATTGACCTGCCAAACTCAAAGCCATCTGCCTTCATCTGACGAGAAAACATCCGCCAGAGCAGATAAAAAAGATTTGAGCTATAGCCGCCCATCAAAGTGCCGGTAAGAGCCAGCACCTTTTTTGAGCGAGCGATAAGACAGGACATTGCTTGGCCCTGGGCAGTACCGCCACCCTTGAGTTCATGCACTTCGTCCAGTATCAGAAGGTCGAAAAAGTTCTTGTGAAAAAACCGCTTCATAAACTCGGCCTTGGCGTAGCGGCGGACTTTCGTTCCATCTGCCATCCACATCGGGGCCTTGCAATGTTCGCACGGTATGCATTTGTTGTTATCGTCATCGGTTGTTATTTGCCCACCGCATTCAGGACAACATTGCCTTCCAAAAACCGTAATCCGCTGGGGAACACGCTGGAAATGCAATTTAGCCCGCTCTTTGCCCATTACCCATATCTCGGTGCCAACAGGTTTTATTGACGTGAGCTTACCTGTGATGAGCAGACCCAGGCTTTTCCCGTTGAGGTTGATGCAGTTGCATCCGGGGATGGTATCTTGTGCTTCCCGTATCCATTTTTTGACCAGGTGGCCGGGACATTGAATAAGGATGCGTTTGTGTGTTTTAGTAATCAGATGAGCAACAGCCAATCCCATAAAGGTTTTGCCCGTTCCCATCTCACCGACCATGAAAGCTGCCTTGTGATCTTCTTTGAAAAAAGACCTGGCTACCGGCAAGATGCCTTTTCTGGTTTGCGACTCAAACGGTTTTCGCAGTAAT
This genomic stretch from Desulforhopalus sp. harbors:
- a CDS encoding DEAD/DEAH box helicase — encoded protein: MEAITDIVESVIDGQKTVKLAEFLDEWGDMLKNQVIQNMNPVYSLKAEDHWDSQAREKLQQLLRKPFESQTRKGILPVARSFFKEDHKAAFMVGEMGTGKTFMGLAVAHLITKTHKRILIQCPGHLVKKWIREAQDTIPGCNCINLNGKSLGLLITGKLTSIKPVGTEIWVMGKERAKLHFQRVPQRITVFGRQCCPECGGQITTDDDNNKCIPCEHCKAPMWMADGTKVRRYAKAEFMKRFFHKNFFDLLILDEVHELKGGGTAQGQAMSCLIARSKKVLALTGTLMGGYSSNLFYLLWRMFSRQMKADGFEFGRSMHFAERYGVVQRTYDSKDVNASLNVASIGRKLGKSRVKEAPGISPLLLPDLLLEHSTFVRLADVNDALPEYEEIIVPVALEPDQQQPEYAQLSHDLINATSEALARGDMRLMGKMIQSLLAYPDGCRNGERITLEIAGRETVVASAPGLRIDLLPKEEKLLEIIAAEKKQGRKVAIFLEHTGTRDLLPVLEEKLQKNDLKPLVLRSQIVKPEYREDWLKKQVQTGLYDCLICNPNLVKTGLDLLEFPTIIFFQCGYSVFTLRQASRRSWRIGQDQPVRVFFMAYSKTMQEKALSLMAQKMETSLAVEGELSDKGLAALSESENSMMYELAKALTGKVAVKDMSEAWTRYRQRELLSNLSMDDNQDVTITTTTTMSTASGSTATITEEYVVRGTVYVKKAGAIAYVGNNRFDLKDGFVFWSGRKIGWYDRQGCGEINEKPIRIYKPDQCKHFVLAEIRIAA
- the radC gene encoding DNA repair protein RadC, which gives rise to MKLFIQDEQGQYVTATTPEIIKEGRNRTRSTLKRGTEFIGSSQAAKEAIASKIFSYQHEVFGCLFLDTKNCILAWKEMFQGTIDSTTVYPREVVKETLRLNATKVILAHNHPSGNTDPSQQDIELTKKLKEILQIIDVKVLDHIIVGDEITSFADMGIQF